The genomic window ACTACAAATTCAATAACCACAATTATGATTACTTTAATTTGTTATTTAACGTACAACTTCTAGTGCTTTAACTGCCAGAACTAAAAAAGCAATAAGTTCCGTTGCAACTGAGGTAGCCGTGACTATTAATGCACCTGGCCCTCCAACACAAATCACAACTATAACTCCAGCCAATCCAATAGCAACGGGCATTCCCCAATGATCCAAAAAATCATCAGTCATAGCTAAAACTTCAACCAAAGCACCTGGAATTTCTTTTGGTTTGATGGTTGCTTGCAAAATAACCGAAAAAGCATCCTCAACCGGACCTTCCATCAATTCAAAAACTGTAACAGTTAATTTAGTGACATATTCGAAATTTGATTTTAATGTTGAAGAAATTTCCAATACTCCCTTTTTTATTTTTGAAATAAATTGCATTTTTCCAGTCTGATCAAAAATAAGTTGTCCAAAATCTGCATTAGTATTAAATGCTTTCGATAACCAACTACTCAATGCCGATGAGGATATCTTTCCGTTCTCTATCGAAATAACCCCATTATTAGAAGCATTTAAATTAACTTCCTTACTGGCCAATAAATCCACAGTTAGCCATCCAAAATTCATAAGATTCATCTTTTTTTCAAAACTGAATTTTAAATCTCCAAATAATTCATTAACTGCCTTGTGCGCGGGTATTGATACATTTTGAAATTTTCGAACACCATCATCTTTACCCGAAGAAGCAACTTGATCAATTGGTAAATCCCCAATTGAATATTCGATGAATTGATCAAACGACCAGTTATTTGGCATTTTGAAACCTAAATTACCTGAATATCCGGTTGACATGTCCGAAACGAAGCAAGACTTAGCATACCCTGCTTTCAACGCACTACTACAAACATTCCGTGTTCCGTATATCCCAATTTTAAAATCATATAAATTTTCACGTACTGCTCGGATATATGGAATAACGCTTCCTTGTATGTTACCACCTTCAATATCGACATCAACCGCAAAATAAATTGTTGATCCAGTTGGGAATCCCAATTTTAAAGCAGCACTTCTTGCCAGTCTCGCATCCTTGGCACCTTGTCCTGAAGTAAAATAACTTTGATCCCAACCACCATCTTGATAAATCGGAAAAATACTAATTCCCGCTTTATTTATTTTAGCAATTTCAGTGTTTGTTAGATTCTTATTTCTTCTTTGAGCCCCGACGCCAACTGTACCAGTCAAATATCTTCCAACGACATAAAATCCATATTTTTTTAATAATACAATTTGTCTTTCGTTTAATTGAGTTGACGTATCACATGCGATTGAATCCCTATTGGTATCTCCATTACTAGTTAAAAGACCCTTAATTACAGTTAAATCAGCAGTTTCGCTAATTGGTGACAAATTCATAAATTTTCGAAATGAAATAACCGCATCGGAAACTTTACTAGAAAATGTGCCATCAAAAGGACCTTCATAGAACCCATTAACTAACAATCCATATTGTAGAATTGTTACTGCTTCCCCAGAATCTCCTTTTCTCAACGTAGGAGTTTTATTAATTGTACCCGGACCATAAAATCCATTTGCAGTGGATGGGTCCATCCCTTCAACCGCTTGAAGTGCATATATTAATGCTGTGTTTGTATCTCTTTGATAGATTCCATCACACGGTAAAATTCCGAAATACTTGTTGTAAGAACCGTTTAAATACTGCTGCATAGATCTTATTTTTGAAGATCCACTTTGGACAAGTACGAATGCACTCATATCAAATAATGCCCTCATCAAATGTCCTGTCATCGTTCCATTAGCCGGAATTCCAGCATTTTTCTGTAATATTTCAATTGCTTTCTGAGTTTTGGCACTGAAACGCCCATCAAAATCAGATGGGCTAATTCCCTTACACCAAAATGCCCCCTGAATTAGTCTCACTATATTACTACTATAACCATTAACAAGTTTATTAAGTATATTGGAGACTCCTAATTCAGTAGCAGGACCATATCCTGAAGATACAGGGGAAATTCCAAGTTCGTGTTGCAAACCTTCTCTTAATGAATAAATTGTCTTCCATCCAGTATTGCCATTTTCTGGACAACGTTCGTATCCAGAGATTCCGGCATACTTTTTATTTACCCATTTTTGTGTTTTTAAAACCCATTCGTCCATATTAAGACCTCCGTTTCAAACAACATCAATATAGTTCAGAA from Companilactobacillus sp. includes these protein-coding regions:
- a CDS encoding glycoside hydrolase domain-containing protein translates to MDEWVLKTQKWVNKKYAGISGYERCPENGNTGWKTIYSLREGLQHELGISPVSSGYGPATELGVSNILNKLVNGYSSNIVRLIQGAFWCKGISPSDFDGRFSAKTQKAIEILQKNAGIPANGTMTGHLMRALFDMSAFVLVQSGSSKIRSMQQYLNGSYNKYFGILPCDGIYQRDTNTALIYALQAVEGMDPSTANGFYGPGTINKTPTLRKGDSGEAVTILQYGLLVNGFYEGPFDGTFSSKVSDAVISFRKFMNLSPISETADLTVIKGLLTSNGDTNRDSIACDTSTQLNERQIVLLKKYGFYVVGRYLTGTVGVGAQRRNKNLTNTEIAKINKAGISIFPIYQDGGWDQSYFTSGQGAKDARLARSAALKLGFPTGSTIYFAVDVDIEGGNIQGSVIPYIRAVRENLYDFKIGIYGTRNVCSSALKAGYAKSCFVSDMSTGYSGNLGFKMPNNWSFDQFIEYSIGDLPIDQVASSGKDDGVRKFQNVSIPAHKAVNELFGDLKFSFEKKMNLMNFGWLTVDLLASKEVNLNASNNGVISIENGKISSSALSSWLSKAFNTNADFGQLIFDQTGKMQFISKIKKGVLEISSTLKSNFEYVTKLTVTVFELMEGPVEDAFSVILQATIKPKEIPGALVEVLAMTDDFLDHWGMPVAIGLAGVIVVICVGGPGALIVTATSVATELIAFLVLAVKALEVVR